A single Anatilimnocola floriformis DNA region contains:
- the xylA gene encoding xylose isomerase — MAAAFPEVSKIKYEGPSSRNPLAFRWYNESEMIEGKSMKDHLRFSIVYWHTFRGTGSDPFGPGTAIRPWDDGSPSVENAVKRVRVAFELIEKLGAPYYAFHDRDVAPEGANLTETNKIFDTVAKALKEEQQRTGIKLLWGTANMFSHPRFMHGAATTCNADVFAFAAASVKKCLEVTKELGGENYVFWGGREGYQNLFNTDLKREIDHLAKFFHMAVDYAKKIGFTGQFLIEPKPKEPTKHQYDSDAAACLNFLRAYDLLPHFKLNLETNHATLAGHTMMHELDYTGMQGALGSIDANTGDVMLGWDTDQFPTNYYLTTEIMLMLLKHGGIAPGGVNFDAKVRRESFEPIDLFYAHIGGMDAFAKGLKVAAAIRAEGEFDKFVKERYSSFDSGVGAEIESGKADFTSLETYMLQKGEVSPNKSGRQEYLENLFNRYL, encoded by the coding sequence ATGGCAGCCGCGTTTCCTGAAGTCAGCAAAATCAAGTACGAAGGCCCGTCGTCGAGGAACCCCCTGGCGTTTCGCTGGTACAACGAAAGCGAAATGATCGAAGGGAAATCGATGAAGGACCACCTGCGGTTCAGCATCGTCTATTGGCACACCTTCCGCGGCACGGGTAGCGACCCGTTCGGCCCCGGCACGGCGATTCGCCCCTGGGATGACGGCAGCCCGAGCGTCGAAAACGCCGTGAAGCGCGTCCGCGTGGCTTTCGAACTGATCGAAAAGCTCGGCGCGCCTTATTACGCGTTTCACGATCGCGATGTCGCTCCCGAAGGAGCAAACCTCACCGAGACGAACAAGATCTTCGACACGGTCGCCAAGGCTCTGAAGGAAGAACAGCAACGCACCGGCATCAAGCTGTTGTGGGGCACGGCGAACATGTTCAGCCATCCGCGCTTCATGCACGGTGCTGCGACGACCTGCAACGCCGACGTCTTTGCCTTCGCAGCGGCGAGCGTGAAGAAGTGCCTCGAAGTGACGAAGGAACTCGGCGGTGAGAACTATGTGTTCTGGGGCGGCCGCGAAGGCTACCAGAATCTGTTCAACACCGATCTGAAACGCGAGATCGATCACCTGGCCAAGTTCTTCCACATGGCTGTCGATTACGCCAAGAAGATCGGCTTCACCGGGCAGTTCTTGATCGAACCCAAACCGAAAGAACCGACCAAGCATCAGTACGACAGCGACGCCGCGGCTTGCTTGAACTTCCTCCGCGCGTACGACCTGCTGCCGCACTTCAAGCTGAACCTCGAGACCAACCACGCGACGCTGGCCGGCCACACGATGATGCACGAGCTCGATTACACGGGCATGCAAGGTGCGCTCGGCAGCATCGATGCCAATACGGGCGACGTGATGCTCGGTTGGGACACCGATCAGTTCCCGACGAACTACTATCTGACGACCGAGATCATGCTGATGCTTTTGAAGCACGGCGGCATCGCCCCCGGCGGCGTGAACTTCGACGCCAAGGTCCGCCGCGAAAGCTTCGAGCCGATCGATCTGTTTTACGCCCACATCGGCGGCATGGATGCGTTCGCCAAGGGCTTGAAGGTGGCCGCAGCGATCCGAGCCGAAGGGGAATTCGACAAGTTTGTGAAGGAACGCTACAGCAGCTTCGACAGCGGTGTGGGCGCCGAGATCGAAAGCGGCAAAGCTGACTTCACCTCGCTCGAAACCTACATGCTGCAGAAGGGGGAAGTCTCCCCGAACAAGAGCGGCCGGCAGGAATATCTCGAGAATTTGTTCAACCGCTACCTGTAA
- a CDS encoding sulfatase-like hydrolase/transferase: protein MRIKIILALFLSLVALAADALASGPNIVLILGDDFGYECVTANGGQSYQTPNLDRLAAGGMRFEQCHVQPLCTPTRVQLMTGMYNVRNYVNFGTLRRTETTFAHVLKKAGYATGICGKWQLGREVDSPKHFGFDESCLWQQTRRPPRYANPGLEYNGVEKDFTNGEYGPKLLNEFAIDFVTRHKDHPFFLYYPMTLTHDPFQPTPDSADWDPRAMGEQVNRAEKHFADMTTYMDKMIGELDKKLGELGIRDNTLLIFLGDNGTGTGVTSKFQNANYKGGKGTTTQRGTHVPLIASWPAVIKAGQVNSDLISSVDVLPTIVAAAGTTAEKNLPEKIDGVSFLSQLRGEKGSPREWLYHWYSPRQNDNLTVKEFAFDREYKLYRNGDLYDLKADPNEKQALAAADQSAAAKTASAKLQKALEQFAAARPAELEPGEKSSATPAKTKQKKKQDK, encoded by the coding sequence ATGCGAATCAAAATAATCTTGGCCTTGTTTCTCTCGCTGGTTGCGTTGGCTGCTGATGCGCTCGCGAGCGGTCCGAATATCGTGTTGATCCTAGGCGATGACTTTGGCTATGAGTGCGTGACCGCCAATGGTGGCCAGTCCTATCAAACGCCGAATCTCGATCGGCTTGCGGCGGGTGGGATGCGGTTTGAGCAGTGTCATGTGCAGCCGCTGTGTACTCCGACGCGGGTGCAGTTGATGACGGGCATGTACAACGTGCGGAACTACGTCAACTTCGGCACGCTGCGGCGGACGGAGACGACGTTTGCGCATGTGCTGAAGAAAGCCGGCTATGCGACCGGCATTTGTGGCAAGTGGCAACTCGGGCGCGAGGTCGATTCGCCGAAGCATTTTGGTTTCGATGAATCGTGCCTGTGGCAACAGACGCGACGGCCGCCGCGGTATGCGAATCCGGGGCTGGAGTACAACGGCGTAGAGAAGGATTTTACGAACGGCGAGTATGGGCCGAAGTTGCTGAATGAGTTTGCGATCGATTTTGTCACGCGGCACAAAGATCATCCATTCTTTCTGTATTACCCCATGACGCTGACTCACGATCCGTTTCAGCCGACGCCCGACAGTGCCGATTGGGATCCGCGGGCGATGGGAGAGCAGGTCAATCGCGCGGAGAAGCACTTCGCCGACATGACGACGTACATGGACAAGATGATCGGCGAGCTCGACAAGAAGCTCGGCGAGTTGGGGATTCGCGACAACACGCTCCTCATCTTCCTCGGAGACAATGGCACGGGGACCGGTGTGACGAGCAAGTTTCAGAATGCGAACTACAAAGGTGGCAAAGGAACGACCACGCAGCGCGGCACGCACGTGCCACTGATCGCCAGTTGGCCGGCGGTAATCAAGGCGGGGCAGGTGAACAGCGACCTGATCAGCAGCGTCGACGTGCTCCCCACGATTGTCGCCGCGGCGGGCACGACGGCGGAAAAGAACTTGCCGGAGAAAATCGACGGCGTGAGTTTCTTATCGCAGCTGCGTGGCGAAAAAGGTTCGCCACGCGAATGGCTGTATCACTGGTACTCGCCGCGGCAGAACGACAATCTGACGGTGAAAGAGTTTGCCTTCGATCGCGAATACAAACTCTACCGCAACGGCGATTTGTACGACCTGAAAGCCGATCCGAACGAGAAGCAGGCGCTTGCCGCGGCGGACCAATCGGCGGCTGCCAAAACGGCGTCGGCCAAGTTGCAAAAGGCGCTCGAGCAGTTCGCTGCTGCCCGGCCAGCCGAACTTGAACCTGGAGAGAAATCCTCAGCGACTCCCGCCAAGACGAAGCAGAAGAAAAAGCAGGACAAGTAG
- a CDS encoding serine/threonine-protein kinase, translating into MNDERTQPVANLLTPPPIDPVLELLVEWEERRAAGESVSAEMLCPNDPRLQQELRDRIARREKILAALELSPEVSGSFAGGRTPLALPNLIGYEILELIGQGGMGVVYKARQLALNRIVAIKMILSGVNASRQELSRFRAEAEAVARLAHPNIVQIYEIGEQNDCPYLTLEFVPGGNLSHQIEGTALPPRRAAELILALAKGIQHAHERGIVHRDLKPGNVLIDANGTPKIADFGLAKRAEGNIAHTLTGAIIGSPTYMAPEQAAGNGSEIGPATDVYALGVMLYEMLTGRPPFKGDSVIETIQAVREQDPLPPRMVQPKVPRDIEIICLKCLEKKPANRYANAAALAQDLQAFLQNEPISAQSLTLVEQVTRTITHHGFDERIQGFTKWMLFFCPIPLTTHLIAWYFLTGKPYYANGMIATTSFVLFVMLPLMIRVGAPSLRLIPSWQRKHFLTTWIGHTIAMAVLLSVVLITVPADRPNLRLMVYGLWAGAAALSFLSHAVEAGFYYIVGGVMFVMAIVFALTPMWAPLEVATLMTCNMLLQGLYLRSQRREPYVTADARVAAATTMVPPERN; encoded by the coding sequence ATGAACGACGAACGTACACAGCCGGTTGCAAATTTACTTACTCCGCCGCCGATTGATCCGGTGCTGGAACTCCTCGTCGAATGGGAGGAACGCCGCGCTGCCGGTGAATCGGTTTCGGCCGAAATGCTCTGTCCGAATGATCCTCGCTTGCAACAAGAGCTGCGCGATCGGATCGCTCGGCGGGAAAAGATTCTCGCTGCACTCGAACTCTCGCCGGAAGTATCAGGGAGCTTCGCAGGAGGTCGCACGCCGCTTGCGCTGCCGAACTTGATTGGCTATGAGATTCTGGAGCTGATCGGCCAGGGAGGAATGGGCGTCGTTTATAAAGCGCGGCAGTTGGCGCTCAACCGGATCGTTGCGATCAAGATGATCCTCTCGGGCGTGAATGCGAGTCGACAAGAGCTCTCGCGTTTTCGCGCCGAAGCCGAAGCCGTCGCTCGGCTCGCGCATCCGAACATCGTGCAGATCTACGAAATCGGCGAGCAGAACGACTGTCCTTATCTGACGCTGGAGTTTGTTCCCGGCGGCAATCTCTCGCATCAGATCGAAGGGACCGCATTGCCGCCGCGACGGGCGGCTGAGTTGATTCTCGCGCTGGCCAAGGGGATTCAACACGCGCACGAGCGCGGCATCGTTCATCGCGACTTGAAGCCCGGCAATGTGTTGATCGATGCCAATGGCACGCCAAAGATCGCTGACTTCGGCCTGGCGAAACGGGCCGAAGGAAATATCGCCCACACGCTGACCGGCGCGATCATCGGCTCGCCGACGTACATGGCGCCGGAACAAGCAGCTGGGAACGGCAGCGAAATCGGCCCGGCCACCGATGTCTACGCGCTGGGTGTGATGCTGTATGAAATGCTCACCGGTCGGCCGCCGTTCAAAGGCGATTCGGTCATCGAAACGATTCAAGCCGTGCGCGAACAAGATCCGCTGCCGCCGCGGATGGTGCAGCCGAAAGTTCCGCGCGACATCGAAATCATTTGCTTGAAATGCCTCGAAAAGAAACCGGCGAATCGCTACGCCAACGCGGCAGCGCTCGCCCAAGACTTGCAGGCCTTTCTGCAGAATGAACCGATCAGCGCGCAATCGCTGACGCTAGTCGAACAGGTGACGCGTACGATTACGCATCACGGTTTCGACGAGCGGATTCAGGGTTTTACGAAGTGGATGCTCTTTTTCTGTCCGATTCCACTCACAACGCATCTCATCGCCTGGTACTTTCTCACCGGCAAGCCGTATTACGCCAACGGCATGATCGCGACGACCAGCTTTGTGCTGTTTGTCATGTTGCCGCTGATGATCCGCGTCGGCGCGCCGTCGTTGCGGCTCATTCCGAGTTGGCAACGGAAGCATTTTCTCACGACTTGGATCGGCCATACGATTGCGATGGCCGTGCTCCTGAGCGTGGTGCTCATCACCGTTCCCGCCGACCGACCAAACTTGCGGCTGATGGTTTATGGCCTGTGGGCCGGCGCCGCGGCGCTCAGTTTTCTCTCGCACGCGGTCGAAGCCGGTTTTTATTACATCGTCGGCGGCGTGATGTTTGTCATGGCCATTGTCTTTGCCCTCACGCCGATGTGGGCGCCGCTAGAAGTGGCGACGCTGATGACCTGCAACATGCTGCTGCAGGGGCTGTACCTGCGGTCGCAAAGACGCGAACCTTACGTGACTGCCGACGCTCGAGTGGCTGCGGCAACGACGATGGTTCCGCCGGAACGAAACTAG
- a CDS encoding RNA polymerase sigma factor, whose amino-acid sequence MDSAVTVELQQLLDRLRAGDQQARREFLEQACGRLRRLAGKILSGSFPNLQRRHDVDSVVHETWLRLIQAMDKADPPTVADFFRLAAHKIRQVLLDMVADRQRTFHQHETMFPANDSLASRMEPGDQSLDGARLAIWTEFHNKVGTLADAERTIFEMHYYLGLPQAEIAKILELHPRKVSYLWVAATEYLAADLTQIARL is encoded by the coding sequence ATGGATTCGGCCGTCACGGTGGAACTGCAGCAATTGCTCGATCGCCTCCGCGCGGGCGATCAGCAGGCCCGCCGCGAATTTCTCGAACAGGCCTGCGGTCGGCTGCGACGGCTAGCCGGCAAGATTTTGTCCGGGTCGTTTCCGAACCTGCAGCGGCGGCACGATGTCGATAGTGTGGTGCACGAAACCTGGCTCCGCTTGATCCAAGCCATGGACAAAGCCGATCCGCCGACGGTCGCCGATTTTTTTCGGTTGGCCGCCCACAAGATCCGGCAGGTGCTGCTCGATATGGTCGCTGATCGGCAACGAACGTTTCATCAGCATGAAACAATGTTCCCCGCAAACGACTCGCTCGCCAGTCGTATGGAGCCGGGCGATCAATCGCTCGACGGCGCTCGTCTCGCCATTTGGACCGAGTTTCACAACAAGGTTGGCACGCTGGCCGATGCCGAGCGGACCATTTTCGAGATGCACTACTATCTTGGCTTGCCGCAGGCGGAAATTGCCAAGATTCTGGAGCTTCATCCGCGGAAAGTCAGTTATCTGTGGGTCGCGGCGACGGAATATCTAGCTGCTGACCTGACGCAAATCGCGAGGCTGTGA
- a CDS encoding HlyD family secretion protein, whose amino-acid sequence MKTFIALTLIAALGGTSAGLWFHFFPRSHELRLPGTVESQEVRLSSRVGGRVSKVYVDDGAVLEAGAKIIDLEMPELDAQRAQLVAQKNAAEANVAKLVEGPRKQEIAAAKAAVDASKARLDLMNAGFRPEETEQVAGDLAAARADLANARVDMDRERNLLNQKATSQQNFDAAVAKYGRLSGQVSALDAKHRMYSKGYRDQEKAEAEAELARLQANLDLLYAGTRDEDKDEARAQVAQLDGKLAELDVMRAERTVFAPEKCVVQTVSVRPGDIAAPNRPVALVLRADDLWVKAYISEIQMGLIKVGQKVEVTMDTFPNKRFSGEVIYIAPQSEFTPRNVQTVDERRHQVFGVKVRVADPQGVFKAGMAADVWLKK is encoded by the coding sequence ATGAAAACCTTCATCGCCCTAACCTTGATCGCAGCCCTCGGCGGGACGTCGGCGGGGCTCTGGTTTCATTTTTTCCCTCGCAGCCACGAACTCCGTTTGCCGGGGACCGTCGAATCGCAGGAAGTGCGACTGAGCTCGCGCGTTGGCGGCCGGGTGTCGAAGGTGTATGTCGACGACGGCGCCGTGCTCGAAGCCGGCGCGAAAATCATCGACCTGGAAATGCCCGAACTTGATGCGCAGCGCGCCCAACTCGTCGCGCAGAAGAATGCCGCCGAAGCCAACGTTGCCAAGCTCGTCGAAGGGCCGCGCAAACAAGAGATCGCTGCTGCCAAGGCCGCCGTCGATGCGTCGAAGGCTCGACTCGACTTGATGAACGCTGGTTTCCGTCCCGAAGAAACCGAGCAAGTCGCCGGCGATCTGGCCGCCGCTCGCGCCGACTTGGCCAACGCTCGCGTCGATATGGACCGCGAACGGAACCTGTTGAATCAGAAGGCAACCAGCCAGCAGAATTTCGATGCCGCCGTCGCCAAATATGGCCGGTTGAGCGGCCAGGTTTCGGCGCTCGATGCGAAACATCGGATGTATAGCAAGGGATATCGCGATCAGGAAAAAGCCGAAGCCGAAGCGGAACTCGCTCGCTTGCAGGCCAATCTCGATCTGCTGTACGCCGGCACTCGTGACGAGGACAAAGATGAAGCCCGCGCGCAGGTCGCACAACTCGACGGCAAGCTCGCTGAGCTCGACGTGATGCGGGCCGAACGAACCGTCTTCGCGCCCGAGAAATGCGTCGTGCAAACCGTCTCGGTCCGCCCCGGCGACATCGCCGCGCCAAATCGGCCGGTCGCTCTCGTCCTCCGCGCTGATGACTTGTGGGTGAAGGCTTATATCTCGGAAATCCAAATGGGCCTGATCAAGGTCGGCCAAAAAGTGGAAGTGACGATGGACACCTTCCCGAACAAACGCTTCAGCGGCGAAGTGATCTACATCGCCCCGCAAAGCGAGTTCACGCCCCGCAACGTGCAGACCGTTGATGAACGCCGGCACCAGGTCTTCGGCGTGAAGGTGCGCGTCGCTGATCCGCAAGGAGTTTTCAAAGCGGGGATGGCGGCGGATGTTTGGTTGAAGAAATAG
- a CDS encoding ABC transporter ATP-binding protein yields the protein MSINSNTPVIDVRNVTLRFGTFTAVDRVDLQVQAGEVFGLLGPNGSGKTTLIRALCGLLPLAEGSASVLGHNVATEADVVRQSIGYMSQKFSLYADLTVQENMDFYSGIYGLRNAQAKERQRELVELTGLQPYLSRWAGRLSGGWKQRLAMVCALLHRPKLVFLDEPTAGVDPVARRELWDLLFQLAAQGITLLVTTHYMDEAERCGRVGYLHLSKLLVIGSPSELKQLPEVTPPGFHRIEIVAPDIAELLNRLKHRPTVKEATIFGQSIHALVDQKDDLRDLTGPDVSVRPAGANLEDVFVTIARNRTRELAQAS from the coding sequence ATGTCCATCAATTCAAATACCCCAGTCATCGACGTCCGCAACGTCACTCTTCGCTTCGGCACCTTCACCGCCGTAGATCGCGTCGATCTGCAAGTGCAAGCCGGCGAAGTCTTCGGCCTGCTCGGGCCCAACGGTTCGGGAAAAACCACGCTAATTCGCGCTCTCTGCGGTTTGCTGCCGCTGGCCGAAGGTTCGGCGAGCGTGCTAGGGCACAATGTGGCGACCGAGGCCGATGTGGTGCGGCAATCGATCGGCTACATGTCGCAAAAGTTCTCCCTCTACGCCGACCTGACCGTTCAGGAGAACATGGATTTCTATTCCGGCATCTACGGATTGCGGAACGCACAAGCCAAGGAGCGGCAACGCGAGCTCGTCGAACTCACTGGCCTGCAACCTTATCTCAGCCGTTGGGCTGGCCGGCTCAGCGGTGGTTGGAAACAACGGCTCGCGATGGTTTGTGCCTTGCTCCATCGGCCCAAGCTCGTCTTCCTCGATGAACCGACGGCGGGTGTCGATCCAGTAGCCCGCCGCGAGTTGTGGGACTTGCTCTTTCAACTCGCGGCACAGGGCATCACGCTGCTCGTCACCACGCACTACATGGACGAAGCCGAACGCTGTGGCCGGGTTGGTTATCTCCACTTGTCGAAGTTGCTCGTGATTGGTTCTCCGAGCGAACTCAAGCAACTTCCCGAAGTCACGCCGCCTGGTTTTCATCGCATCGAAATCGTCGCGCCCGACATCGCCGAGTTGCTCAATCGACTGAAGCATCGACCGACGGTGAAGGAAGCCACGATCTTCGGCCAATCGATTCACGCCCTCGTCGATCAAAAAGATGACCTGCGCGATCTGACTGGCCCCGATGTGAGCGTGCGGCCGGCCGGCGCCAATCTGGAAGATGTGTTTGTGACCATTGCCCGCAACCGCACCCGCGAATTGGCTCAAGCTTCGTAA